One Luoshenia tenuis genomic region harbors:
- a CDS encoding helix-turn-helix domain-containing protein: MGNYTRYYNIIGENIAYYRKKKHLTQEGLALKANISRVHISHIEAKNVHKAPSLDILFRLCDILDIEPYQLFKEREDM; this comes from the coding sequence GTGGGAAATTATACGCGATATTACAATATCATCGGCGAGAACATAGCCTATTACCGAAAGAAAAAGCATTTGACGCAGGAAGGCCTTGCGCTGAAGGCTAATATTTCGAGAGTACATATCAGCCATATTGAGGCTAAAAATGTACATAAAGCGCCGTCGCTGGATATTCTATTTAGGCTTTGTGATATTCTGGATATTGAGCCATATCAGCTGTTTAAAGAGCGGGAAGATATGTGA
- a CDS encoding TrpB-like pyridoxal phosphate-dependent enzyme yields MSKKKVPGRIYLTEDQLPKAWYNMQADMPNPVAPPLNPSTHKPASGADFEAIFPKDLIEQEMTLERYIDIPDEVMKMYKLMRPSPLIRAYCLEEALGTPAHIYYKYEGNNASGSHKLNSAVPQAYYNKIAGIKKLTTETGAGQWGTALSIACGFYDMACEVYMVRVSYDQKPYRRVIMETYGGSVIPSPSPSTESGRRILREHPDSRGSLAIAIAEAVEVAAGRSDTNYALGSVLNHVLLHQTIIGLEAQKQFEIADEYPDIVIGCCGGGSNLGGIAFPFMRDKIVNHQDIRIIGVEPAACPSLTKGKLAYDFGDASGFTPLMKMYTLGHDFVPSGIHAGGLRYHGCSPIISKLHEDGLMEATSVSQSEVFAAAKLFAKHEALLPAPESSHAIAVAIQEALKCKETGEEKVILFNLSGNGYLDLAAYDNYNHGKIVDAEYTDEMLAEGLKTVPEL; encoded by the coding sequence ATGTCTAAAAAGAAGGTTCCCGGACGCATTTATTTAACTGAAGACCAGCTGCCCAAAGCCTGGTATAATATGCAGGCGGATATGCCCAATCCCGTGGCGCCGCCGCTCAATCCTTCTACGCATAAACCCGCCTCCGGGGCCGATTTTGAAGCGATTTTCCCCAAGGATCTGATCGAGCAAGAGATGACGCTGGAACGGTATATCGACATTCCCGATGAAGTGATGAAGATGTACAAGTTGATGCGGCCCTCCCCGCTGATCCGCGCCTATTGTCTGGAAGAAGCGCTGGGTACCCCTGCGCACATTTATTATAAGTACGAGGGGAATAACGCCTCGGGCAGCCACAAGCTCAACAGCGCGGTACCGCAAGCCTATTATAATAAGATCGCCGGCATCAAAAAGTTGACTACGGAGACCGGCGCCGGCCAGTGGGGTACCGCCCTTTCCATCGCCTGCGGCTTTTACGATATGGCCTGCGAAGTCTATATGGTGCGGGTAAGCTACGATCAAAAACCCTACCGTCGGGTAATTATGGAGACCTACGGCGGCTCGGTCATCCCCAGCCCCAGCCCCTCTACCGAGAGCGGCCGGCGCATCCTGCGCGAGCATCCCGATTCCCGCGGCTCGCTGGCCATCGCCATCGCCGAGGCGGTGGAGGTAGCGGCCGGGCGCAGCGATACCAACTATGCCCTGGGCAGCGTGCTCAACCACGTATTGCTGCACCAGACCATTATCGGCCTTGAGGCGCAAAAGCAGTTTGAGATCGCCGACGAGTATCCCGATATCGTCATCGGCTGCTGTGGCGGCGGTTCCAACCTGGGCGGTATCGCTTTCCCCTTTATGCGGGATAAGATCGTAAACCATCAGGATATCCGCATTATCGGCGTGGAACCTGCGGCCTGCCCCAGCCTGACCAAGGGCAAATTAGCTTACGACTTTGGAGACGCCTCCGGCTTTACGCCGCTGATGAAGATGTATACCCTGGGCCACGACTTCGTGCCCAGTGGCATCCACGCCGGCGGATTGCGGTATCACGGCTGCTCGCCCATCATCAGCAAGCTGCACGAGGACGGGCTGATGGAAGCCACCTCGGTTTCCCAAAGCGAAGTATTCGCCGCGGCCAAGCTGTTCGCCAAGCACGAGGCGCTGCTGCCGGCCCCGGAGAGCTCCCACGCCATCGCCGTGGCTATCCAGGAGGCCTTAAAGTGCAAGGAGACCGGGGAGGAAAAGGTCATCCTCTTTAACTTAAGCGGCAACGGCTATCTGGACCTGGCGGCCTACGATAATTACAATCACGGCAAGATCGTGGATGCAGAATACACCGATGAAATGCTGGCCGAGGGACTCAAAACCGTTCCCGAGCTGTAA
- a CDS encoding glycine--tRNA ligase has protein sequence MAKAVSQMEKLVALCKGRGFIFPGSEIYGGLANTWDYGPLGCELKNNVRDAWWQKFVRETPMNVGLNAAILMNPQTWVASGHVGGFSDPLMDCKACKARFRADKLVEDYLAEKGEELHIEGWDNAQLEQFIAERGIVCPECGKADFTPIRKFNLMFKTFQGVTEDAKNEIYLRPETAQGIFVNFKNVQRTTRKKVPFGICQVGKSFRNEITPGNFTFRTREFEQMELEFFCKPGEDMEWFNYWVDFCRKWLLSLGIKEENLRMRAHDPEELSHYSKATTDFEFLFPFGWGELWGVADRTDFDLKQHAQHSGENFEYQDPVTNEKYIPYCVEPSLGLDRVVLAFLSNAYEEEQLEGGDVRTVMHFHPAIAPFKAAVLPLQKKLGESAQALQAKLAKRFAVDYDDAGSIGKRYRRQDEAGTPFCITVDFDTAQDNCVTVRDRDTMEQVRMPMDELEAYLDQKCAF, from the coding sequence ATGGCAAAGGCAGTATCCCAAATGGAAAAACTGGTGGCGCTGTGCAAAGGGCGCGGCTTTATCTTCCCGGGCTCGGAGATCTACGGCGGCCTGGCCAACACCTGGGATTACGGCCCGCTGGGGTGCGAGCTGAAAAACAACGTGCGGGACGCCTGGTGGCAGAAATTTGTGCGCGAAACGCCGATGAACGTGGGATTGAACGCGGCGATTTTGATGAATCCGCAGACCTGGGTGGCCTCGGGTCACGTGGGCGGTTTCTCCGACCCGCTGATGGATTGCAAAGCCTGTAAAGCGCGCTTCCGCGCCGACAAGCTGGTGGAGGACTATCTGGCCGAAAAGGGCGAGGAGCTGCATATCGAGGGCTGGGATAATGCGCAGCTGGAGCAGTTCATTGCCGAGCGGGGCATCGTCTGCCCGGAGTGCGGCAAGGCGGATTTTACCCCTATCCGCAAGTTTAATTTGATGTTTAAGACCTTTCAAGGCGTGACGGAGGATGCGAAAAACGAGATCTACCTGCGCCCGGAGACTGCGCAGGGCATCTTCGTGAACTTTAAAAACGTACAGCGCACCACCCGCAAAAAGGTGCCGTTTGGCATCTGCCAGGTGGGTAAGTCCTTCCGCAACGAGATCACGCCGGGCAACTTCACCTTCCGCACCCGGGAGTTTGAGCAGATGGAGCTGGAGTTCTTCTGCAAACCGGGGGAGGATATGGAGTGGTTCAACTACTGGGTGGATTTCTGCCGCAAATGGCTGCTCTCCCTGGGCATTAAAGAGGAGAACCTGCGCATGCGCGCCCACGACCCCGAGGAGTTGAGCCACTACAGCAAGGCCACTACGGACTTTGAGTTCCTCTTCCCCTTTGGCTGGGGCGAGCTGTGGGGCGTGGCCGACCGGACGGACTTCGACTTAAAGCAGCATGCCCAGCACTCCGGGGAGAACTTTGAGTATCAGGACCCGGTGACCAATGAGAAATATATCCCCTACTGCGTAGAGCCTTCTTTGGGACTGGACCGCGTGGTGCTGGCTTTCTTAAGCAACGCCTACGAGGAGGAGCAGCTGGAGGGCGGCGATGTGCGCACGGTGATGCACTTCCACCCGGCCATTGCGCCCTTTAAGGCGGCGGTGCTGCCCCTGCAAAAGAAGCTGGGCGAGAGCGCACAGGCCCTGCAGGCCAAATTGGCCAAACGCTTTGCGGTGGATTATGACGACGCCGGCTCCATCGGCAAGCGCTACCGCCGCCAGGACGAGGCGGGAACGCCGTTCTGCATCACGGTGGACTTTGATACCGCGCAGGACAATTGCGTGACCGTGCGCGACCGCGATACCATGGAGCAGGTGCGCATGCCCATGGATGAGCTGGAGGCTTATCTGGACCAAAAGTGCGCATTTTAG
- the mnmE gene encoding tRNA uridine-5-carboxymethylaminomethyl(34) synthesis GTPase MnmE: protein MARTIAAPATPPGQGGVGIVRISGPEALAVLEKVFRPQKGGYPLVARRMTYGRVADEKGLVDEALAVYFAAPHSYTGEDVCEIQCHGGSMAVRRVLERCLSNGAALAQPGEFTKRAFLNGRMDLSQAEAVMDLIGAQSERALSQAADQLSGRLRGEIEAMQDALTDLMAQLEVALDYPEEDVEEETLSSVAARIGLLREQGGALLAQFSQGRLLREGARVAIVGRPNAGKSSLLNALLEADRAIVTDIPGTTRDTLEETLILNGLPIHLVDTAGLRQQGDAVERIGIARARAELEQSDLALWVVDGSQRAGEEDRQLAQALRDKAVLILANKQDLERQFDIALLEQWLPQAEVLAISALTGNGLDEVKKRIFTRLTGGNWEEAGGARLTNARQAAAMAQALAALERAEDSARSGQSPDFVEIDLRDAFAALGEITGHTLHEQIIDRIFEKFCLGK, encoded by the coding sequence ATGGCAAGAACGATCGCGGCGCCGGCTACGCCGCCGGGACAGGGCGGCGTGGGCATCGTGCGCATTTCGGGCCCGGAAGCGCTGGCCGTGCTGGAGAAGGTCTTTAGGCCGCAAAAGGGCGGCTATCCCTTGGTGGCCAGGCGTATGACCTACGGCCGCGTGGCGGATGAGAAAGGACTGGTGGACGAAGCGCTGGCGGTCTATTTCGCCGCGCCGCACTCCTATACCGGGGAGGATGTGTGCGAGATCCAGTGCCATGGAGGCAGCATGGCGGTGCGCAGGGTATTGGAACGGTGCCTGTCTAACGGCGCGGCGCTGGCCCAGCCCGGAGAATTTACCAAGCGGGCCTTTTTAAACGGGCGGATGGATCTTTCCCAGGCCGAGGCCGTGATGGATTTGATCGGCGCGCAGAGCGAGCGGGCCCTGTCCCAGGCGGCAGACCAGCTCTCCGGCCGGTTAAGGGGCGAGATAGAGGCCATGCAGGACGCCCTGACGGACCTGATGGCCCAGCTGGAGGTGGCCCTGGACTACCCGGAGGAGGATGTGGAGGAGGAGACCCTCTCCAGCGTGGCGGCGCGCATCGGCCTTTTGCGGGAACAGGGCGGCGCGCTGCTGGCGCAGTTCTCCCAGGGACGACTGCTGCGGGAGGGCGCGCGGGTAGCCATTGTAGGGCGGCCCAATGCGGGGAAAAGCTCGCTGCTTAACGCCCTGCTGGAGGCGGACCGCGCCATCGTAACGGATATTCCGGGCACCACGCGGGATACGCTGGAGGAGACGTTGATCTTAAACGGGCTTCCCATCCATCTAGTGGATACGGCGGGGCTGCGCCAACAGGGGGATGCGGTGGAGCGCATTGGCATCGCCCGGGCGCGGGCGGAGCTGGAACAGAGCGACCTGGCCCTTTGGGTGGTGGACGGCTCGCAGCGCGCGGGAGAAGAAGACCGCCAGCTTGCACAAGCCTTGCGGGATAAGGCTGTGCTGATCCTGGCCAATAAGCAGGACTTGGAGCGGCAGTTTGATATAGCACTGCTGGAACAGTGGCTGCCCCAGGCGGAGGTGCTGGCCATCAGCGCGCTGACGGGAAATGGCCTAGATGAGGTCAAAAAGCGAATTTTTACCCGGCTGACCGGCGGCAATTGGGAAGAAGCGGGCGGCGCACGGCTGACCAATGCCCGCCAGGCCGCGGCAATGGCGCAGGCGCTTGCGGCGCTGGAGCGGGCGGAGGATTCCGCCCGGAGCGGACAAAGTCCGGATTTTGTGGAGATCGATCTGCGGGACGCCTTTGCGGCGCTGGGCGAGATCACCGGCCATACGCTGCATGAGCAGATCATCGACAGGATCTTTGAGAAGTTTTGCCTGGGCAAATAA
- the mnmG gene encoding tRNA uridine-5-carboxymethylaminomethyl(34) synthesis enzyme MnmG yields the protein MRYRAGDYDIVVVGAGHAGCEAALACARLGFRTAVLALNLDGIAMMACNPNIGGTAKGHLVREIDALGGEMGLNADATLIQSRLLNTAKGPAVHSLRAQVDKRRYHERMKAVMEDQPGLDIVQAEAARILTCGGRISGIETCGGAVLGCRAAVLATGVYLKGRVLIGDRAFASGPNGMFPANAFSASLLEHGFALQRLKTGTPARVHRDSVDFSVMSRQEGDAHILPFSFMTPEIKREQVPCYLTYTNPETHKIILENLHLSAMYSGLVEGIGPRYCPSIEDKVVRFKDKDRHQVFIEPEGLTTKEMYVQGMSTSLPEAVQVKMLRSMAGLENVKIMRPAYAIEYDCIDPTQLGPDLQARKLPGLFFAGQINGSSGYEEAAAQGILAGINAAQYVKGEPPLILDRATAYAGVLVDDLVTKGTKEPYRMMTSRAEYRLHLRQDNADLRLTALGRQVGLVEDARYDQMMRKREQVEKALAALGRVTLPADAALKRAMAEKEGLAPPQNGIGADALLRRPQWEYADVRELCPQLPEISREAAQQVEIGLRYEGYIKRQAAQIAEFKRLEGLALPEELDYAQIVGLRLEAREKLNRMRPRTLGQASRISGVSPADISVVMIELERRRRLEEER from the coding sequence ATGCGTTACAGGGCGGGAGATTACGATATCGTGGTGGTGGGCGCGGGCCACGCCGGGTGCGAGGCTGCGCTGGCCTGTGCGCGGCTGGGATTTAGGACTGCGGTATTGGCGCTGAACCTGGACGGCATCGCGATGATGGCCTGCAACCCCAATATCGGCGGCACGGCCAAGGGGCACCTGGTGCGGGAGATCGATGCGCTGGGCGGCGAGATGGGCCTGAACGCGGACGCTACGCTGATCCAGAGCCGCCTGCTCAATACCGCTAAAGGGCCGGCGGTACACTCGCTGCGGGCGCAGGTGGATAAGCGCCGCTATCACGAGCGGATGAAGGCCGTGATGGAGGATCAGCCGGGGCTGGATATCGTCCAGGCGGAGGCGGCGCGTATTTTGACCTGCGGAGGACGGATATCCGGCATCGAGACCTGCGGGGGCGCGGTGCTGGGCTGCCGCGCGGCGGTGCTGGCCACCGGTGTCTATCTTAAAGGGCGGGTACTGATCGGCGACCGGGCGTTTGCCAGCGGGCCCAACGGCATGTTCCCGGCCAACGCGTTTTCTGCCTCGCTGCTGGAACACGGATTTGCGCTGCAGCGCTTAAAGACCGGCACGCCCGCCCGGGTCCATCGGGACAGCGTAGACTTCAGCGTCATGTCCCGGCAGGAGGGGGATGCGCATATCCTGCCCTTTTCCTTTATGACGCCGGAGATAAAGCGCGAGCAGGTGCCCTGCTACCTGACCTATACCAATCCCGAGACCCATAAGATCATTTTGGAGAATCTGCACCTTTCGGCCATGTACTCCGGGCTGGTGGAGGGGATCGGCCCGCGGTACTGCCCCTCGATCGAGGATAAAGTGGTGCGCTTTAAGGATAAGGACCGCCACCAGGTCTTTATCGAACCGGAGGGACTGACCACCAAGGAGATGTATGTGCAGGGTATGTCCACCAGCCTGCCGGAGGCGGTACAGGTCAAGATGCTGCGCTCCATGGCGGGGCTTGAAAACGTCAAGATCATGCGCCCGGCTTATGCCATTGAGTACGATTGTATCGATCCAACCCAGCTGGGGCCGGATCTGCAGGCGCGCAAGCTGCCGGGGCTGTTTTTTGCGGGGCAGATCAACGGCTCCTCCGGCTATGAGGAAGCTGCGGCCCAGGGAATACTGGCGGGCATCAACGCGGCCCAATACGTAAAGGGCGAGCCGCCCCTGATTTTGGATCGGGCCACGGCCTATGCCGGGGTATTGGTGGACGATCTGGTGACCAAGGGCACCAAGGAACCCTACCGTATGATGACCTCGCGGGCCGAGTACCGGCTGCATCTTCGTCAGGATAACGCGGACCTGCGGCTGACCGCGCTGGGGCGCCAGGTGGGATTGGTAGAAGACGCGCGGTACGATCAAATGATGCGCAAGCGCGAGCAGGTAGAAAAGGCGCTGGCGGCCCTGGGGCGGGTGACGCTGCCGGCAGATGCGGCTTTAAAGCGGGCCATGGCGGAGAAAGAGGGCCTTGCGCCGCCGCAAAACGGAATCGGCGCGGACGCCCTGCTGCGCCGCCCTCAATGGGAATATGCGGACGTGCGGGAACTTTGCCCGCAGCTGCCGGAGATTTCCCGGGAGGCGGCCCAGCAGGTAGAGATCGGGCTGCGCTATGAGGGATACATCAAGCGCCAAGCGGCGCAGATCGCCGAATTTAAAAGGCTGGAGGGCCTAGCCCTGCCGGAGGAGCTGGATTACGCGCAGATCGTCGGACTAAGACTGGAGGCCCGGGAGAAGCTGAACCGCATGCGCCCGCGCACGCTGGGGCAGGCCAGCCGGATCAGCGGGGTCTCTCCGGCGGATATTTCGGTGGTGATGATCGAGCTGGAGCGGCGCAGGCGGCTGGAGGAGGAACGGTAA
- the rsmG gene encoding 16S rRNA (guanine(527)-N(7))-methyltransferase RsmG yields the protein MEGNNHLEVAAQAAQRLSILARERGLTLTAGQQKQFCTYAGLLLEWNARINLTRIVDAEGIAALHFLDSVMPLTIEGLIPEGARVIDVGSGAGFPGIALKIMRPDIQLTLNDALQKRLNFLEEVCTALGIERVQFAHGRAEEVAALNSPLREAFDIVTARAVAALPILVEWLLPLCKVGGRALCLKGEAPGEVESSARALQALGGKVERIIPLPVPGGEAHRLILCSKQQPTTKRFPRRPGEAKRKPL from the coding sequence ATGGAAGGGAATAACCATTTGGAAGTCGCCGCGCAGGCGGCGCAGCGGCTGAGCATCCTCGCCCGGGAGAGAGGGCTTACGCTCACAGCAGGGCAGCAAAAACAGTTTTGTACCTATGCCGGCCTGCTTTTAGAGTGGAATGCGCGGATCAACCTGACCCGTATTGTCGACGCGGAGGGAATCGCCGCCCTGCACTTTTTAGATAGCGTGATGCCCTTAACGATCGAAGGGCTGATCCCGGAGGGCGCAAGGGTGATCGACGTGGGCAGCGGGGCAGGCTTTCCGGGAATCGCGCTTAAAATTATGCGGCCGGATATCCAGCTGACGCTGAACGATGCGCTGCAAAAGCGGCTGAATTTTTTAGAAGAAGTCTGCACAGCGCTTGGGATAGAAAGGGTTCAGTTTGCGCACGGCCGCGCGGAAGAGGTGGCCGCGCTCAATAGCCCGTTGCGGGAGGCGTTTGATATCGTGACGGCGCGCGCGGTGGCGGCGCTGCCCATATTGGTAGAATGGCTGCTGCCCCTTTGCAAGGTGGGCGGGCGCGCGCTTTGCCTGAAAGGGGAGGCGCCTGGCGAGGTAGAGTCCTCCGCCCGCGCACTGCAGGCGCTGGGCGGAAAGGTAGAGCGCATCATTCCGCTTCCGGTCCCGGGGGGAGAAGCCCACCGGCTGATCCTCTGCAGCAAACAACAACCCACTACAAAGCGCTTCCCCCGCCGCCCGGGGGAGGCAAAACGCAAGCCTTTGTAA
- a CDS encoding ParB/RepB/Spo0J family partition protein, which produces MFTIKNPSNSHPQGGYPTPTMLTSIPVNCILPNPYQPRKVFPDESLQDLCESIRQVGLIQPISVRKLGGPYYELIAGERRLRACRMAGIRRIDAIVLPANDQDSAMVALVENLQRENLSFFEEAEGYYNLINEHGFTQEELARRMGKTQSAVANKLRLLKLSPAIRRRLAESTLSERHARALLRIHDEKVQEKLLEQFISRDMTVRAAEELVEMTLQKLYADRSQRGEDLGNVKPRVKRAMRDSRLLLNTFRRVAKDMRVVGANIQYEESASEEFWEVHIRIPKNRGEKEAQQLATGAGNKIMAIGGHNG; this is translated from the coding sequence ATGTTTACGATAAAAAACCCATCCAATTCTCACCCGCAGGGGGGCTATCCTACGCCCACCATGCTTACCTCCATCCCGGTAAACTGTATATTGCCCAATCCCTATCAGCCGCGAAAGGTGTTCCCGGATGAATCGCTGCAGGACCTATGCGAGTCGATCCGGCAGGTAGGGTTGATTCAGCCTATTAGCGTGCGAAAGCTCGGCGGCCCTTATTACGAGTTGATTGCGGGCGAGCGGCGCCTGCGCGCCTGCCGGATGGCGGGCATACGGAGGATCGACGCTATCGTGCTGCCGGCCAACGATCAGGATTCGGCCATGGTGGCGCTGGTGGAAAACCTGCAGCGCGAGAATTTGAGCTTTTTTGAGGAGGCGGAGGGGTATTATAACCTGATTAACGAGCACGGCTTCACCCAGGAGGAACTGGCCCGGAGGATGGGCAAAACGCAATCCGCCGTGGCCAACAAGTTGCGCCTGTTAAAACTCTCGCCGGCGATCCGGCGGCGGTTGGCCGAGTCTACTCTGAGTGAGCGCCACGCCCGCGCCCTGCTGCGCATCCACGACGAAAAGGTGCAGGAGAAGCTGCTGGAACAGTTCATCAGTCGGGATATGACGGTGCGGGCGGCGGAAGAGTTGGTGGAGATGACCCTGCAAAAGCTTTATGCGGACCGCAGCCAGCGCGGTGAAGACCTGGGAAACGTCAAACCACGGGTGAAGCGGGCTATGCGGGATTCGCGCCTGCTGCTCAATACCTTCCGGCGGGTGGCTAAGGATATGCGTGTGGTGGGAGCGAATATCCAATATGAAGAATCCGCCAGCGAGGAATTCTGGGAAGTACATATCCGTATCCCCAAAAATCGCGGAGAAAAGGAAGCGCAGCAGCTCGCAACGGGTGCGGGCAATAAGATCATGGCGATCGGCGGACACAATGGATAG
- a CDS encoding ParB/RepB/Spo0J family partition protein codes for MSAKKSGGLGRGLGALIATPDSGLPDWAQAEKQAETAPEQPSASGGIQEIPLRLIDPNPDQPRQTFDPEALKVLAASIKTHGVLQPILLAPQEKGRYRIIAGERRWRAAKSARLKTIPALVREVELRDQMELALVENLQRQDLNPIEEAVSIRALMDEFSLTQEAVAERIGRSRPAVANCLRLLALPAPIQQMLKDGRLNPGQARPLVALDDSKLQLELAEQIAGKELSARQAEQLVKAATKPPKPASETSIAQSQDLALVQETMRRAFGTRIEIKGTTDKGKIQLEYYSREDLERIYELAASLGSKGDN; via the coding sequence ATGAGTGCAAAAAAGAGCGGCGGCCTGGGCCGTGGCCTGGGCGCCCTGATCGCCACGCCGGATAGCGGTCTCCCCGACTGGGCACAGGCCGAGAAGCAGGCCGAAACAGCGCCTGAACAGCCCTCCGCCAGCGGCGGCATACAGGAGATCCCCCTGCGGTTGATCGACCCCAACCCGGATCAGCCGCGGCAGACCTTCGATCCGGAAGCGCTGAAGGTTTTGGCCGCCTCTATTAAGACCCACGGCGTACTGCAACCCATCCTTTTGGCCCCACAGGAGAAAGGGCGCTACCGCATCATTGCCGGCGAACGGCGTTGGCGGGCCGCCAAATCGGCCCGGCTCAAAACCATCCCCGCCCTGGTGCGAGAGGTGGAGCTGCGGGATCAAATGGAACTGGCGTTGGTGGAGAACCTTCAGCGGCAGGACCTGAATCCCATTGAAGAAGCGGTTTCCATCCGGGCTTTGATGGATGAATTCTCCCTTACCCAGGAGGCCGTGGCGGAGCGAATCGGCCGCAGCCGGCCCGCGGTAGCCAACTGCCTGCGACTGCTGGCTTTGCCGGCCCCGATCCAGCAAATGCTCAAGGACGGCCGTCTGAACCCCGGACAGGCCCGGCCGCTGGTGGCGCTGGACGATAGCAAGCTGCAATTAGAGCTGGCGGAGCAGATCGCCGGCAAAGAGCTTTCCGCCCGGCAGGCGGAGCAACTGGTCAAAGCAGCGACCAAGCCGCCAAAGCCGGCGTCCGAAACCAGCATTGCGCAGTCGCAGGACTTGGCCCTTGTGCAGGAGACCATGCGCCGGGCCTTTGGCACACGCATCGAGATCAAAGGCACAACTGACAAGGGAAAGATCCAGTTAGAATATTATTCCCGCGAGGATCTGGAACGCATTTACGAATTAGCCGCTTCGCTGGGGTCTAAAGGCGATAACTAA
- a CDS encoding ParA family protein, which translates to MAKIISVANQKGGVGKTTTTVNLAACLAKQGQRVLIVDIDPQGNATSGLGVDKHQERASIYEVLVGEADSPDAVIHTQVQNLDLLPSSIALAGAEVEMVSMMAREYVLQRALSGLSDRFDFILMDCPPSLGLLTVNALAASDCVLVPIQCEFYALEGLTQLMNSVHLVRKHLNPHLELLGVALTMFDTRTNLSSQVSEEVRRFFAEKVFETVIPRNIRLAEAPSYGQPILQYDARCPGAEAYLALSDEVLARVKGGK; encoded by the coding sequence TTGGCTAAAATCATATCCGTCGCCAACCAAAAAGGCGGCGTGGGCAAGACGACGACCACGGTCAACCTGGCAGCCTGCCTGGCAAAGCAGGGCCAGCGGGTTTTAATTGTAGATATCGACCCGCAGGGCAACGCGACCAGCGGCTTGGGGGTGGACAAACACCAAGAGCGCGCTTCGATCTATGAGGTGCTGGTCGGCGAGGCCGACAGCCCCGACGCCGTGATCCACACGCAAGTCCAAAATCTGGACCTTTTGCCCTCCTCCATCGCCCTTGCGGGCGCCGAGGTGGAAATGGTCTCCATGATGGCGCGGGAATACGTGCTCCAGCGGGCATTGAGCGGCCTTTCTGATCGCTTTGATTTTATTTTAATGGATTGTCCTCCGTCGTTGGGGCTGTTAACCGTGAACGCCCTGGCCGCGTCGGATTGTGTATTGGTGCCCATACAATGCGAATTTTACGCCCTTGAAGGGCTGACGCAGCTGATGAACAGCGTACATCTGGTCCGCAAGCACTTGAATCCGCATCTGGAGTTGCTGGGCGTGGCGCTGACCATGTTCGATACCCGCACCAACCTTTCCAGCCAGGTTTCTGAAGAAGTGCGCCGTTTCTTTGCCGAAAAGGTGTTTGAGACCGTCATTCCCCGCAATATTCGCCTGGCAGAAGCGCCCAGCTATGGTCAGCCGATCCTGCAATACGATGCCCGCTGCCCCGGCGCGGAGGCCTACCTGGCCTTGAGCGACGAGGTGCTTGCCCGGGTAAAAGGAGGAAAGTAA
- a CDS encoding DUF1294 domain-containing protein has translation MQTLLPLYYGFISLLGFSLCGYDKMAAVRNRRRIPERRLLALCALGACLGFGAGMLLFRHKIRKKRFTLSMPLFIMLHLILVWILLKY, from the coding sequence ATGCAGACCCTTCTGCCACTGTATTACGGCTTTATCAGCCTGCTGGGTTTCAGCCTGTGCGGTTATGATAAGATGGCCGCCGTGCGTAACCGCCGCCGCATCCCGGAAAGACGGCTGCTGGCGCTCTGTGCGCTGGGCGCTTGCCTGGGTTTTGGCGCGGGGATGCTGCTTTTCCGCCATAAGATCCGTAAAAAGAGATTTACCCTTTCCATGCCGCTGTTCATTATGCTGCATTTAATACTGGTGTGGATTTTGCTCAAATATTGA